The following coding sequences lie in one Candidatus Eremiobacteraceae bacterium genomic window:
- a CDS encoding PD-(D/E)XK nuclease family protein — MADIKNEFAFSWSRHQAFYTCPRRFYWQHYGSWQGWLDEAPREARLAYRLKHLQSVAMLIGDTFHAEVSEVLRRRPDRPCGVPVDQLRETMERRLLKHVRESRDRDWERFGSVKDYAILFEDYYGEGLGEHDERRALDTLRQCVEGFARSGFGRRAFGVEKSRLRVIDPKGFDEKRAVLDGLMVYAPPDLIAADENGDLHIVDWKTGSPHKTSLAQLSIYGLVISEKHGAPLERMTAHLVYVRAGVHEPYNNLAAGVDEARRNISTFVSDVRERLTDVDANVAGDIDAFPMTTDLWKCRSCNFRELCGRAGDPPLAPDEEAVAS, encoded by the coding sequence ATGGCGGACATCAAGAACGAATTCGCATTCTCGTGGTCGCGCCATCAGGCGTTCTACACCTGTCCGCGGCGTTTCTACTGGCAGCATTACGGCTCGTGGCAAGGCTGGCTCGACGAAGCGCCGCGCGAGGCGCGCCTCGCGTACCGCCTCAAGCATCTGCAAAGCGTCGCCATGCTGATCGGCGACACGTTTCATGCGGAGGTGAGCGAAGTGTTGCGGCGCCGGCCAGACCGCCCGTGCGGTGTGCCGGTCGACCAGCTGCGCGAGACGATGGAGCGTCGCCTCCTCAAACACGTGCGCGAATCACGCGACCGCGATTGGGAGCGCTTCGGCAGCGTCAAAGACTACGCGATCCTGTTCGAGGACTATTACGGCGAAGGGCTGGGCGAGCACGACGAGCGGCGCGCCTTGGACACGCTGCGCCAGTGCGTCGAAGGCTTCGCGCGCAGCGGTTTCGGACGGCGCGCCTTCGGGGTGGAAAAATCGCGCCTGCGTGTGATCGATCCGAAGGGCTTTGACGAAAAGCGCGCGGTCCTCGACGGATTGATGGTCTATGCGCCGCCGGACCTCATCGCCGCCGACGAGAACGGCGATCTGCACATCGTCGACTGGAAGACCGGTTCACCGCATAAGACCAGCCTCGCGCAGCTTTCGATCTACGGGTTGGTCATCTCCGAAAAGCACGGCGCGCCGCTCGAACGCATGACCGCGCATCTGGTCTACGTGCGCGCCGGTGTCCACGAGCCGTACAACAACCTCGCCGCCGGCGTGGACGAGGCGCGGCGCAACATCTCGACCTTCGTCAGCGACGTCCGCGAACGGCTCACCGACGTGGACGCCAACGTCGCGGGCGACATCGACGCGTTCCCCATGACGACCGATCTATGGAAGTGCCGCTCGTGCAATTTCCGCGAGCTGTGCGGACGCGCCGGCGATCCGCCGCTCGCGCCGGACGAGGAAGCGGTCGCGAGCTAG
- a CDS encoding helix-turn-helix transcriptional regulator: MSTRDDAVWKSLGEFIKAQRELANLSLRQLAELAKVSNPYLSQVERGLYKPSAEVLKNLANALHMSAETMYGQAGLLDEDSKNVAPHGVESAIKLDPGLSQDQKETLIRIYRGFTER; the protein is encoded by the coding sequence ATGAGCACGCGCGACGACGCGGTCTGGAAGAGCCTCGGCGAGTTCATCAAAGCGCAACGCGAACTTGCGAATCTTTCGCTGCGCCAGCTCGCGGAGTTGGCCAAGGTGTCAAACCCGTATCTGAGCCAGGTCGAGCGCGGCCTGTACAAGCCCTCGGCAGAGGTGCTCAAGAACCTCGCCAACGCGCTGCACATGTCGGCCGAGACGATGTACGGCCAGGCCGGCCTGCTCGATGAGGACAGCAAGAACGTCGCTCCTCACGGCGTCGAGTCGGCGATCAAGTTGGACCCGGGCCTCAGCCAAGACCAAAAAGAGACGCTCATCCGCATCTACCGGGGCTTCACCGAGCGCTAG
- a CDS encoding M55 family metallopeptidase has product MPPPSKAPTIFVSIDMEGCATLVHWDEVRPSDGAAYRRARRIMTAEANAVIEGAFAGGAGRVIVNDSHSTMRNLLIEELDPRAEVVAGRIKRDFMLQGLTHECAAAFFIGYHGAIGDARAVMGHTYSPRIIYECRLNGKAVSELPINAALAGHRGVPVALVSADATTLEEAARVLPWARRVQTKTSLSYYAAECRSPHEVCAELRQMSEHALSDLGAFEPLRVELPLDMEIDTLTSGHAGRIALVPGFERRGPRTIGYVAVDAAAMYRALMNVIYVGAA; this is encoded by the coding sequence ATGCCGCCGCCGTCGAAGGCGCCCACGATTTTCGTGTCCATCGACATGGAAGGGTGCGCCACGCTCGTGCACTGGGATGAAGTGCGTCCGTCCGACGGCGCGGCGTATCGGCGCGCGCGCCGGATCATGACCGCTGAGGCGAACGCGGTCATCGAGGGGGCGTTCGCGGGCGGCGCCGGCCGCGTGATCGTCAACGACTCGCACTCGACGATGCGCAATCTTCTCATCGAGGAGCTCGATCCGCGCGCCGAGGTCGTCGCCGGGCGCATCAAGCGAGATTTCATGCTGCAGGGACTGACCCACGAGTGCGCCGCTGCGTTCTTCATCGGCTATCATGGCGCCATCGGAGATGCGCGCGCCGTCATGGGTCATACGTACAGCCCTCGCATCATCTACGAATGCCGCTTGAATGGAAAGGCGGTGAGCGAGCTGCCGATCAACGCCGCGCTGGCCGGCCACCGCGGCGTGCCGGTGGCGCTGGTCTCTGCCGATGCGACGACGCTGGAAGAAGCGGCTCGGGTGCTCCCTTGGGCGCGCAGGGTGCAGACCAAGACGAGCCTGAGCTACTACGCGGCGGAGTGCCGTTCGCCGCACGAGGTGTGCGCCGAACTGCGGCAGATGTCGGAGCACGCGCTGTCGGACCTGGGAGCGTTTGAACCGCTGCGCGTCGAACTGCCCTTGGACATGGAGATCGACACGCTGACCAGCGGCCACGCCGGCCGCATCGCGCTCGTGCCCGGCTTCGAGCGGCGCGGACCGCGCACGATCGGTTACGTCGCCGTCGATGCGGCCGCGATGTATCGCGCCCTGATGAACGTCATCTACGTAGGTGCCGCGTGA
- a CDS encoding DUF2269 family protein, which yields MFIAFKVLHVIGVIAFLGNITVGLFWKAWADRTKDARVIAYTIDGIIVADRIFTIPGVILVLVGGVGAALAAHIPILSTGWILWPLALFTISGLAFAPAARAQRLLSAVAHEGVDSGSMGWALYEQISKIWNFWGTIALLAPAAAAIIMIAKPALPAFHA from the coding sequence ATGTTCATCGCGTTCAAAGTGCTTCACGTGATCGGCGTGATCGCGTTCCTCGGCAATATCACCGTCGGTCTGTTCTGGAAGGCCTGGGCCGACCGTACCAAAGATGCGCGCGTCATCGCCTACACGATCGACGGCATCATCGTCGCCGATCGTATCTTCACTATTCCAGGCGTCATCTTGGTGCTTGTCGGCGGCGTCGGCGCGGCGCTTGCCGCTCACATCCCGATCCTGAGCACCGGTTGGATCCTCTGGCCGCTCGCGCTCTTCACGATCTCCGGGCTTGCCTTCGCGCCCGCGGCGCGTGCGCAGCGGCTGCTTTCGGCGGTGGCGCACGAAGGCGTGGACTCGGGCTCGATGGGCTGGGCGCTGTACGAGCAGATCTCGAAGATCTGGAATTTCTGGGGCACGATCGCGCTGCTGGCCCCGGCCGCCGCGGCGATCATCATGATCGCCAAGCCGGCGCTGCCGGCGTTCCACGCGTGA
- a CDS encoding NUDIX hydrolase yields MTIVQLCSGLLTRGDALLLTRCVYAGEPEPLWTLPGGRQEEGETKPQTVAREFWEEAALRVRVGELAYASESIDAARGLHVMNATFHVEEIDERAQPRSQDPNVVEVRFVPFEEAPALLRADVLRIPVEAALTGRLNGRYFSFRAEDAVEPFFRARAQEPGTT; encoded by the coding sequence GTGACGATCGTCCAGCTGTGCAGCGGCCTGCTCACCCGAGGCGATGCGTTGCTGCTCACGCGGTGCGTCTATGCGGGCGAGCCCGAGCCGCTGTGGACGCTGCCCGGCGGACGACAAGAGGAAGGCGAGACGAAGCCACAGACCGTCGCGCGCGAGTTCTGGGAAGAGGCGGCGCTGCGCGTGCGCGTGGGTGAGCTCGCCTACGCGAGCGAGTCCATCGACGCCGCTCGCGGCCTGCACGTCATGAACGCCACCTTTCACGTCGAAGAAATCGATGAGCGGGCGCAGCCTCGCTCGCAGGATCCCAACGTCGTCGAGGTGCGCTTTGTGCCCTTCGAGGAGGCGCCGGCCCTGCTGCGCGCCGACGTGCTGCGGATCCCGGTCGAGGCGGCGCTGACAGGACGGTTGAACGGCCGGTATTTCTCGTTCCGCGCCGAGGATGCCGTCGAGCCGTTCTTCCGGGCCCGGGCTCAAGAGCCTGGGACCACATAA
- a CDS encoding DUF885 domain-containing protein: MSDFAAAAEAILRARLRDDPVRATWTGLHDYDTEMPDVTADGIEHLKTALASNIATLEAFSLGDLSRDERTDRSLLMSELEVELRELNELQPYQHDPSLYPSLAADAVYSVLAREFAPLRDRLPSVVARMEKIPAMLETAKRTLTRSPRVWTDIAVEETEAAIEFFNDSVAPLFHELRSSAVLGTQARDAMRDTLAALTDYRNFLERTHAQRDGMQFAIGRELFDYKLTHEHFLPYTAQSLLEFGEEAVRLTEFRLQEVAHVIERQTDWPVLLERLRSEALPDSEDLVSLYRNSLGRARDFVVKAGLVSMPEGEILEVVATPLFQRPTTPYAAYMAPGAFDARQLGLYYVTPIDAHASPQAQREQLLGHNLLAMQLTNVHEGYPGHHLQLVIANRAPSLVRRLHDSTVFAEGWALYCEQLVLDEGMDPDPRMRLFQLKDQLWRACRVVIDVKLHTGAMTFDQAVDMLVNVAKLERVNAVGEVRRYTQSPTQPMSYLVGKQQIMDLRERERARLGGAFELRSFHDRLLAQGTIPVALIAPTLANESEG; this comes from the coding sequence ATGAGTGATTTCGCCGCTGCCGCCGAGGCTATTCTACGCGCGCGCCTGCGCGATGATCCCGTCCGCGCCACCTGGACCGGCCTGCACGACTACGACACCGAAATGCCCGACGTCACGGCCGACGGCATCGAGCACCTCAAGACGGCGCTTGCGTCCAACATCGCCACGCTCGAAGCGTTCTCGCTCGGCGATCTGAGCCGCGACGAACGCACCGACCGCAGTCTGCTCATGTCCGAACTCGAGGTCGAACTGCGCGAGCTGAACGAACTGCAGCCGTACCAGCACGATCCGTCGCTTTATCCGTCGCTCGCCGCGGACGCCGTCTATTCCGTCTTGGCGCGCGAGTTCGCGCCGCTGCGAGACCGGCTGCCGTCCGTCGTCGCGCGCATGGAGAAGATCCCGGCGATGCTCGAGACCGCCAAGCGCACCCTCACGCGCTCGCCGCGGGTCTGGACCGACATCGCGGTCGAGGAGACCGAAGCGGCCATCGAGTTCTTCAACGACTCCGTGGCGCCGTTGTTCCACGAGCTTCGCTCGAGCGCCGTGCTCGGGACGCAGGCGCGCGACGCGATGCGCGACACGCTCGCCGCCCTCACGGATTACCGGAACTTCCTCGAGCGAACCCACGCACAACGCGACGGCATGCAGTTCGCCATCGGGCGCGAGCTCTTCGACTACAAACTTACGCACGAGCATTTCTTGCCCTATACCGCTCAATCGCTGTTGGAGTTCGGCGAGGAGGCGGTGCGGCTGACCGAGTTCCGCTTGCAAGAAGTGGCACATGTCATCGAACGGCAGACGGATTGGCCCGTGCTGTTGGAGCGCCTGCGCAGCGAGGCTCTGCCGGACAGCGAGGACCTGGTCTCGCTCTATCGCAACAGCCTTGGCCGCGCGCGCGACTTCGTCGTCAAGGCGGGGCTGGTCAGCATGCCCGAGGGCGAGATCCTTGAAGTCGTCGCGACGCCACTGTTCCAGCGCCCGACCACGCCGTATGCGGCGTACATGGCTCCGGGCGCGTTCGACGCGCGCCAACTAGGATTGTACTACGTCACGCCGATCGACGCCCATGCGTCCCCGCAAGCCCAGCGCGAGCAATTGCTCGGGCACAACCTTCTGGCCATGCAGCTGACGAACGTGCATGAGGGCTACCCCGGCCATCATCTGCAGCTCGTCATCGCCAATCGAGCGCCGTCGCTCGTGCGCAGGCTGCATGACAGCACCGTGTTCGCGGAAGGCTGGGCGCTGTATTGCGAGCAGCTCGTGCTCGACGAGGGCATGGATCCCGATCCGCGCATGCGGCTGTTCCAATTGAAGGATCAGTTGTGGCGCGCATGCAGAGTGGTCATCGACGTGAAACTGCATACCGGAGCTATGACCTTCGACCAGGCGGTCGATATGCTCGTGAACGTCGCCAAGCTCGAGCGCGTCAATGCGGTGGGTGAAGTGCGGCGCTACACGCAATCGCCGACGCAGCCGATGTCCTACCTGGTCGGCAAGCAGCAGATCATGGACCTGCGCGAGCGAGAGCGCGCGCGTCTGGGGGGCGCGTTCGAACTGCGCTCGTTCCACGACCGGCTGCTTGCGCAGGGCACCATCCCGGTCGCCCTCATCGCGCCCACGCTGGCAAACGAATCGGAGGGATAA
- a CDS encoding bifunctional homocysteine S-methyltransferase/methylenetetrahydrofolate reductase translates to MKPIASRWSSDLLLADGAMGTLLLERAPAATTCVERLNLDHPGLVSRAHADYIAAGAQIIESNTFAANRLKLAAHELREQLPEINAAGVRLAREAAGTHAYVAGSVGPLGALMRPLGLVEHGEASEVFAEHIAAVIAGKPDLLLLETFGSVEEALLALAAAKRIAGALPVVVSLSVIEDGKTPGGDPLLPALRRLREAGADALGVNCAVGPQGVFDVLAPVIGHIDAPVFVMPNAGYPHRVDDRAVYQSSPEYFRRFARDFAALGANVIGGCCGTTPDHIAAMRAEVHGKHVQPRATRVRAAAEERPASPEPARVVLPAQRALTGFERKLGKEFVTTVEVSPPRGVDYSAAIAGAKLLEAAGADAVDISDNPTARLRMSSSALAHLIMRETKLATILHFTCRDRNLLGLQSELLGAAALGVTAILALTGDPSNVGDFPKATSVFDVTSVGLTEIVNALNHGKDHAGTDVGPPTRFRVGVAVNPLARDLDVEFKKFDEKLAAGADFAMTQPIYEVAAIAPFLDRMAALKFPVLVGVLLLRSYRNAEFLHNEVPGMSVPQSVRDRMKGAKDERAEGIAIARDLLQELEHTRGAAGAYLIPQDRYEMAAEVLARSQRTRASA, encoded by the coding sequence GTGAAACCGATAGCCTCGCGTTGGAGTTCGGATCTGCTGCTCGCCGACGGCGCGATGGGGACGCTGCTGCTCGAGCGCGCCCCCGCTGCGACGACGTGCGTCGAGCGGCTCAACCTGGATCACCCCGGCTTGGTCTCGCGCGCGCACGCCGACTATATCGCCGCCGGCGCCCAGATCATCGAGTCGAACACCTTTGCCGCCAACCGGCTCAAGCTGGCCGCCCACGAGTTGCGCGAGCAGCTGCCCGAGATCAACGCCGCCGGCGTGCGGCTCGCACGCGAAGCCGCCGGCACTCACGCGTACGTCGCGGGTTCGGTCGGACCGCTCGGCGCGCTGATGCGCCCGCTCGGTTTGGTCGAGCACGGCGAGGCAAGCGAGGTGTTCGCCGAGCATATCGCGGCGGTCATCGCCGGCAAACCCGATCTTCTTCTGCTCGAGACGTTCGGCAGCGTCGAAGAGGCGCTGCTGGCGTTGGCCGCGGCCAAGCGCATCGCCGGCGCGTTGCCGGTGGTGGTCTCCCTGTCGGTCATCGAAGACGGCAAGACCCCGGGCGGCGATCCGCTGCTGCCGGCGCTGCGGCGGCTGCGTGAAGCCGGCGCCGACGCGCTTGGCGTGAACTGTGCGGTCGGCCCGCAGGGCGTGTTCGACGTCCTCGCCCCCGTCATCGGACACATCGATGCGCCGGTCTTCGTCATGCCCAATGCCGGCTATCCGCATCGCGTCGACGACCGCGCAGTATATCAGTCGTCGCCCGAGTACTTCCGCCGCTTCGCACGCGACTTCGCGGCACTGGGCGCCAACGTCATCGGCGGCTGCTGCGGCACGACGCCCGACCACATCGCAGCCATGCGCGCGGAAGTGCATGGCAAGCACGTCCAACCGCGAGCGACGCGCGTCCGGGCCGCGGCCGAGGAGCGGCCCGCTTCCCCTGAGCCGGCGCGCGTGGTGCTGCCCGCGCAGCGCGCGCTCACCGGTTTCGAGCGCAAGCTCGGCAAGGAATTCGTCACCACGGTCGAGGTGTCGCCGCCGCGCGGCGTCGATTACTCCGCGGCCATCGCCGGCGCCAAACTTCTCGAGGCCGCAGGGGCCGACGCGGTCGACATCTCCGACAACCCGACCGCGCGCCTGCGCATGTCCAGCTCGGCGCTCGCCCACCTCATCATGCGCGAGACAAAGCTTGCGACGATCCTGCACTTCACCTGTCGCGATCGCAACCTGCTCGGCTTGCAGAGCGAATTGTTGGGCGCTGCGGCGCTGGGCGTCACCGCGATCCTCGCGCTGACCGGCGATCCGAGCAACGTCGGCGACTTCCCCAAAGCGACGTCGGTGTTCGATGTGACGTCGGTCGGGCTGACCGAGATCGTCAACGCGCTCAACCATGGCAAGGATCACGCCGGCACGGATGTCGGCCCTCCGACGCGCTTCCGCGTCGGCGTGGCGGTCAATCCGCTGGCCCGCGATCTCGACGTCGAGTTCAAGAAGTTCGACGAGAAGCTCGCGGCCGGCGCCGACTTCGCCATGACGCAGCCGATCTACGAGGTCGCCGCGATCGCGCCGTTCCTCGACCGCATGGCGGCGCTCAAGTTCCCCGTGCTCGTCGGCGTGCTGCTGCTGCGCAGCTACCGCAACGCCGAGTTCTTGCACAACGAAGTGCCCGGCATGTCGGTGCCGCAATCCGTTCGCGACCGCATGAAGGGCGCGAAGGACGAGCGCGCCGAGGGCATCGCGATCGCGCGCGATCTGCTGCAGGAGCTCGAACACACACGCGGCGCCGCGGGCGCATACCTGATTCCGCAGGATAGATACGAGATGGCCGCTGAGGTGCTGGCTCGATCGCAGCGCACCCGGGCGAGCGCCTGA
- a CDS encoding DNA polymerase Y family protein, whose product MALLMQRRIACLVLPQFSVEVCLRAKPSLKGRPLAIAHGESRREIVSANRTSIGVVAGMTPKQARAACPGLVVIARDESAELAATSELLDALETCGPLVEGSAPGICYFDAAALPGGEAGALGAALSLATELGFSCAAAIADDKFSARCAARVAGAGVSIVPPGGSAVFLAPLSIGLLALAPGDADRFDLLGLRTLGQLAALPVGPLALRFGERARRYQQLARGADDESLQPRNAAAVYEDRFGFDGAVDRLEPVLFALRGCLGTVAARLAGCAQTCDRFDVVLEHSAESAIVPVLLAEPSASAETMFHLARIALESREMLESIAAVGVRVTPCGQAPPQLSLFDGTAASRRAAVAATIARLQAALRRDEVVTMMPMPARSRLPERMQQATPIDSPQDLVGVVRERSSRHGALGRGARNVTPARSSHVAARSLNAPAPVTQRSASNAPAANGGAWAPALRLVDPPKPIAAPPQDSARAGPFRLSESWWEQPVERDYYQLVDNAGALLLVFRDLRDGCWYLQGVFD is encoded by the coding sequence GTGGCCCTGCTGATGCAGCGCCGGATCGCGTGTCTGGTCCTGCCGCAGTTCTCGGTCGAGGTCTGCCTGCGCGCCAAACCGTCCTTGAAAGGACGTCCGCTCGCGATCGCGCATGGCGAGTCGCGCCGGGAGATCGTCAGCGCCAACCGCACGAGCATCGGCGTGGTCGCCGGCATGACGCCCAAACAGGCGCGCGCCGCCTGTCCGGGATTGGTGGTCATCGCACGCGACGAGAGCGCGGAGCTTGCGGCGACGAGCGAGCTGCTCGATGCGTTGGAGACGTGCGGTCCGCTCGTCGAAGGCAGCGCGCCCGGCATCTGCTACTTCGATGCGGCCGCACTGCCGGGCGGCGAGGCGGGTGCGCTCGGCGCCGCCCTCTCGCTGGCCACCGAGCTCGGCTTCTCGTGCGCCGCCGCGATCGCCGATGACAAGTTCAGCGCGCGCTGCGCGGCGCGCGTGGCCGGTGCCGGCGTGAGCATCGTGCCGCCCGGCGGCAGCGCGGTCTTCCTCGCACCGCTGTCCATCGGATTGCTGGCGCTCGCGCCGGGGGATGCGGATCGTTTCGACCTGCTCGGCTTGCGCACGCTCGGCCAGCTGGCGGCGCTGCCCGTCGGGCCGTTGGCGCTGCGTTTCGGCGAACGCGCGCGGCGCTATCAGCAGCTCGCGCGCGGCGCCGACGATGAATCGTTGCAGCCGCGCAACGCGGCCGCGGTCTACGAGGACCGCTTTGGCTTCGACGGCGCGGTCGACCGGCTCGAGCCGGTGCTGTTCGCATTGCGCGGCTGTCTCGGCACGGTCGCCGCGCGGCTGGCCGGCTGTGCGCAGACGTGCGATCGCTTCGACGTCGTACTGGAGCATTCGGCGGAATCGGCGATCGTGCCCGTGCTGCTCGCGGAGCCGAGCGCGTCGGCGGAGACGATGTTCCATCTCGCGCGCATCGCGCTGGAATCGCGCGAGATGCTCGAGTCGATCGCGGCGGTCGGCGTGCGCGTGACGCCGTGCGGCCAGGCGCCGCCGCAGCTCTCGTTGTTCGACGGGACTGCGGCATCGCGGCGCGCGGCGGTGGCGGCGACCATCGCGCGTCTGCAGGCGGCGCTGCGCCGCGACGAGGTGGTGACGATGATGCCGATGCCGGCGCGTTCGCGCTTGCCCGAACGCATGCAACAGGCGACGCCGATCGACTCTCCGCAGGACCTCGTGGGCGTCGTACGCGAGCGCAGTTCGAGGCACGGAGCGCTCGGGCGCGGCGCGAGGAACGTGACCCCCGCACGCAGCTCTCATGTGGCCGCGCGTTCTTTGAACGCGCCCGCTCCCGTGACACAGAGGTCCGCGAGCAACGCGCCGGCGGCGAACGGCGGCGCCTGGGCGCCGGCGCTGCGCTTGGTGGATCCCCCCAAGCCCATCGCCGCACCGCCGCAGGACAGCGCGCGAGCCGGGCCGTTCCGCTTGAGCGAGAGCTGGTGGGAGCAGCCGGTCGAGCGCGATTACTATCAGCTCGTCGACAATGCGGGTGCGCTGTTGCTGGTCTTTCGCGACCTGCGCGACGGCTGCTGGTATCTGCAGGGCGTGTTCGACTAG
- a CDS encoding ribonuclease HI family protein → MSAASRSGHASHCIIYTDGGARGNPGPAAAGAVILADDGQVVAEISEYLGVATNNVAEYRALLLALRRALDEGFRRADVCMDSELVVRQLGGQYKVKDAKIVPLHAKARHMLREFEEASVTHVRREQNKHADKLVNAALDAAADQRRLDES, encoded by the coding sequence ATGAGCGCGGCATCTAGGTCGGGACACGCGTCGCATTGCATCATCTACACCGATGGCGGGGCTCGCGGCAATCCCGGACCTGCGGCTGCGGGCGCCGTGATCCTTGCGGATGACGGCCAGGTGGTCGCCGAGATCAGCGAGTATCTCGGCGTCGCCACCAACAACGTCGCTGAATATCGCGCGCTGCTGCTCGCGTTGCGGCGCGCGCTTGACGAGGGCTTTCGGCGGGCCGATGTCTGCATGGACAGCGAGCTGGTCGTGCGCCAGCTCGGCGGTCAGTATAAGGTCAAAGACGCCAAGATCGTGCCGCTGCACGCCAAAGCGCGCCACATGTTGCGCGAATTCGAAGAAGCATCGGTCACGCACGTGCGCCGCGAACAGAACAAACACGCCGACAAGCTTGTGAACGCCGCGTTGGACGCAGCCGCCGATCAACGGCGCCTGGACGAGTCCTAG
- a CDS encoding polysaccharide deacetylase family protein, whose translation MSSSRQGWWGKHWREVGIAAAIVLVAIGAIWYLLENPYNQTFGPTVTQVPLHARYVALTYDDGPNPPYTDEIVEWLHQQHVPATFFVVGMAVSKYPESVKREARYGDAIGNHSWDHAHLVLETRRHIARELATTDDAIFNATGEHTKLFRPPFGARDYAVIQVARSMGYEVIMWSVPLARDWEDPPPQVIANRILRYVGGGSIIVLHDGNKGKSGDRAPTVEATKLIVTQLRAQGYQFVTVPQLIALGVSAERTPPPGSDDMGGEP comes from the coding sequence TTGAGCTCTTCACGACAAGGGTGGTGGGGCAAGCACTGGCGCGAGGTGGGCATCGCCGCCGCGATCGTGCTCGTCGCGATCGGCGCGATCTGGTATCTGCTCGAGAATCCGTACAACCAGACGTTCGGGCCGACGGTCACGCAGGTGCCGCTGCACGCGAGATACGTCGCGCTGACCTACGACGACGGGCCGAATCCGCCGTACACGGACGAGATCGTCGAGTGGCTGCACCAGCAGCACGTCCCAGCGACGTTCTTCGTGGTCGGCATGGCCGTGTCGAAATATCCCGAGTCGGTCAAGCGCGAGGCGCGCTACGGCGACGCCATCGGGAATCACTCGTGGGATCACGCGCATCTGGTGCTCGAGACGCGCCGCCACATCGCCCGGGAGCTCGCCACCACCGACGACGCCATCTTCAATGCGACCGGCGAACACACGAAGCTGTTCCGCCCGCCCTTCGGCGCCCGGGACTACGCGGTCATCCAAGTCGCGCGCTCGATGGGCTATGAGGTGATCATGTGGTCCGTGCCGCTTGCGCGCGACTGGGAAGATCCGCCGCCGCAGGTGATCGCGAACCGGATCTTGCGTTACGTCGGCGGAGGCTCCATCATCGTTCTTCACGACGGGAACAAAGGCAAGAGCGGAGATCGAGCGCCGACGGTCGAGGCGACCAAGCTGATCGTCACGCAGCTGCGGGCGCAGGGCTATCAGTTCGTGACCGTGCCGCAGCTCATCGCGCTCGGCGTGTCGGCGGAGCGCACGCCGCCGCCGGGCAGCGACGACATGGGCGGCGAACCCTAG